The proteins below come from a single Herpetosiphonaceae bacterium genomic window:
- a CDS encoding pentapeptide repeat-containing protein: protein MSQYLRHEAEDAARRRSADRERRTDQQDRQARANLVSADLRQANLHNANLSEANLQGATLQDAQLGDANLTHADLGGADMRDTHLGVRGIDRVDLSLARRSHGMIAALRDRLWSMVGISRRRHLRPATVPVRAEIVR from the coding sequence ATGTCACAGTATCTCCGACACGAGGCCGAGGACGCCGCTCGACGCCGGTCGGCGGACCGCGAACGGCGCACCGATCAGCAGGATCGCCAGGCACGTGCCAACCTGGTGAGCGCGGATCTGCGGCAGGCCAACCTGCATAATGCCAATCTATCGGAGGCGAACCTCCAGGGGGCTACCTTGCAGGACGCCCAGCTTGGCGACGCGAACCTCACGCATGCCGATCTGGGTGGGGCCGACATGCGCGATACCCATCTAGGGGTACGTGGCATTGACCGTGTTGATCTCAGCTTGGCCCGCCGCTCACACGGGATGATCGCAGCGTTGCGGGATCGTCTATGGAGTATGGTGGGGATCAGCCGTCGCCGCCACCTGCGCCCTGCCACCGTGCCAGTGAGAGCGGAGATCGTCAGATGA
- a CDS encoding M1 family aminopeptidase, producing MKFREVFRYELEYRLRSTSTWVYAGCLFLLAVWMFLATADGEGGGHANAPERLAGGAAIIGTVGMLVTAALFGDAAVRDVAAGMDPLLFTSPLRKADYLGGRFLAALAVNAVVMLAIPLGLLAATGLVGSFESEPVGPFRGGAYVQPYLLFLLPNLVLAGAILYTIGVLARQVVPVYLGAIGLFISYLTAMNALGQIENPVLSVLSDPLGIRALEETTRYWTAAERNARLIGFPVGLVWNRAVWLAVAAAILALLHRRFRFAHAGVSGRRSKARHAIGEARSERSRPVEVPRVVGSFGFWMTVRQTLAVAGRSLAEIVASRWFVVVLLGCTGLTLLMGWNVGDTVFDTSTWPVTLLVAGTVLSERVVPIIYALIAVYAGELVWKDRDANVDEIADAAPVAEGVALLGRFLALVTLIALFQAALMVGGVLIQALQGYYRFEIGLYLQILFGLKLADYVLFAVLTMTIQVLVNHKYLGHVVLLLAFASTLALRMLGIVEHHLLLYGTDPGWTYSDMNGFGPFIAPFVWFKLYWAAWALLLAMVAVLFWVRGREPGIRRRLGLARARFSGPVVRAAATAVALILVLGGFIFYNTNILNDDRTADEGGAPQAEYEKRYGRYEDIPQPTIVDAALRVEIYPDQPAVDLRGSYSLVNRTDTAIDSVHVLFADLDIQARSISFDRAARPVVVDDEVQYRIYALDQPLAPGDSLRLVFDVAFQPRGFPNSGIQNAVVGNGAHFDRRWLPLIGYQPAFELSDDEARQRFGLEPRPPMPRPDDADARRHRYAIRDADLVHIEAIIGTAADQIAVTPGVLRRSWTEHGRRYFHYETEAPTSFGATVFSGEYAVLEDRWNDVALQIFHHPTHTYNLDRMVRSMKASLEYFTAQFGPYPDNQLRIVEFPRYGGFGHAHPHTIAFAEDAFLSRVKEGEVDQPFFGTAHEIAHQWWGGQVRGAPVRGAAFLSESLANYSALMVVEKTYGPEVARRVYDFQMDRYLRGRASQSREVPPLEVEDQPYIAYRKGAIALYALREHIGEEAVNTALRRYLEKYRDAGPPYPTSLDLYAELRAVTPDSLQDLLTDLFEEVTLWDVEAERAVVEPTGTGEFRVTLEVRSKKMRADAVGHETEVPMDDFVEIGVFAAGEGDGLGAPLYLKRHRIRSGQQTITVTVPREPAYAGIDPYHLLIDLEMDNNIEEVKIER from the coding sequence GTGAAGTTTCGCGAAGTCTTCCGCTACGAGCTCGAGTACCGCCTCCGCAGCACGTCGACCTGGGTCTACGCCGGGTGCCTGTTCTTGCTCGCAGTCTGGATGTTCCTCGCCACCGCCGACGGGGAAGGTGGCGGCCATGCCAACGCGCCGGAACGGCTCGCCGGTGGCGCCGCCATCATCGGGACCGTCGGCATGCTGGTCACGGCGGCGCTCTTCGGCGATGCGGCGGTCCGCGACGTCGCGGCTGGGATGGACCCGCTGCTCTTCACCTCCCCACTGCGCAAGGCCGACTACCTGGGCGGCCGGTTCCTCGCCGCGCTGGCGGTCAACGCCGTCGTCATGCTGGCGATCCCGCTGGGGCTCCTGGCCGCCACGGGGTTGGTAGGATCGTTCGAGTCGGAGCCAGTCGGCCCGTTCCGGGGCGGCGCGTACGTGCAGCCCTACCTGCTCTTCCTGCTGCCGAACCTGGTCCTCGCGGGAGCGATCCTGTACACGATCGGGGTGCTCGCGCGGCAGGTGGTGCCGGTGTACCTGGGCGCGATCGGCCTCTTCATCAGCTATCTCACCGCGATGAATGCCCTGGGCCAGATCGAGAACCCGGTGCTGTCGGTGCTGAGCGACCCGCTCGGGATCCGCGCGCTGGAGGAGACAACCCGGTACTGGACGGCGGCGGAGCGGAACGCCCGGCTCATCGGCTTTCCCGTCGGCCTGGTGTGGAACCGCGCGGTCTGGCTCGCGGTGGCAGCGGCCATACTCGCGCTGCTGCACCGGCGCTTCCGGTTCGCGCACGCTGGCGTCAGCGGCCGCAGGAGCAAGGCGAGGCACGCCATCGGCGAGGCGCGGTCGGAGCGATCCCGGCCGGTGGAGGTTCCGCGCGTCGTCGGCTCGTTCGGCTTCTGGATGACGGTGCGGCAGACGCTCGCGGTCGCGGGCCGCTCGCTGGCGGAGATCGTGGCGAGCCGCTGGTTTGTCGTGGTCCTGCTCGGCTGTACGGGCCTCACTCTTCTCATGGGCTGGAATGTGGGCGACACCGTCTTCGATACGTCCACGTGGCCGGTCACGCTCCTCGTGGCCGGGACGGTCCTGTCCGAACGGGTCGTCCCCATCATCTACGCGCTCATCGCCGTCTACGCCGGCGAGCTGGTATGGAAGGACCGCGACGCGAACGTGGACGAGATCGCGGATGCCGCGCCGGTGGCGGAGGGCGTCGCGCTGCTCGGTCGGTTCCTGGCCCTTGTCACTCTGATCGCACTGTTCCAGGCCGCGCTCATGGTCGGCGGCGTCCTGATCCAGGCGCTCCAGGGCTACTACCGGTTCGAGATCGGCCTCTACCTCCAGATCCTCTTCGGGCTGAAGCTGGCCGACTACGTGCTCTTCGCCGTACTCACGATGACGATCCAGGTCCTCGTGAACCACAAGTATCTCGGTCACGTCGTCCTGCTGCTGGCCTTCGCGTCCACGTTAGCCCTGCGAATGCTCGGAATCGTGGAGCACCACCTGCTCCTCTACGGCACCGACCCGGGATGGACGTACTCGGACATGAATGGCTTCGGCCCGTTCATCGCACCGTTCGTCTGGTTCAAGCTCTACTGGGCGGCGTGGGCGCTGCTGCTGGCGATGGTCGCGGTCCTGTTCTGGGTGCGGGGTCGTGAACCGGGTATCCGACGTCGGCTCGGCCTGGCGCGTGCCCGCTTCAGCGGCCCGGTCGTGCGCGCAGCCGCCACGGCGGTCGCGCTGATCCTCGTGCTGGGCGGATTCATCTTCTACAACACGAACATCCTGAACGACGACCGCACAGCGGACGAAGGCGGCGCACCGCAGGCCGAATACGAGAAGCGCTACGGGCGGTATGAGGACATCCCGCAGCCGACTATCGTCGACGCGGCGCTGCGCGTGGAGATCTATCCAGACCAGCCGGCGGTGGACCTGCGCGGCAGCTACAGCCTGGTGAACCGCACCGACACGGCCATCGACTCGGTGCACGTGCTCTTCGCCGATCTGGACATCCAGGCGCGCTCGATCTCGTTCGACCGCGCGGCCAGGCCGGTGGTCGTGGACGACGAGGTACAGTACCGGATCTACGCGCTCGATCAGCCGCTCGCGCCGGGGGACTCGCTGCGGCTCGTATTCGACGTGGCGTTCCAGCCGCGCGGCTTCCCGAACAGCGGGATCCAGAATGCCGTGGTCGGCAACGGCGCGCACTTCGACCGGAGGTGGCTGCCGCTCATCGGCTATCAGCCGGCCTTCGAGCTGTCCGACGACGAGGCGCGGCAGCGCTTCGGTCTTGAGCCCAGGCCGCCCATGCCGCGCCCCGACGACGCCGACGCGAGGCGGCACCGCTATGCAATACGGGACGCGGACCTCGTCCACATCGAGGCGATCATCGGTACGGCTGCCGATCAGATCGCGGTCACGCCCGGCGTCCTGCGCCGGAGCTGGACCGAGCACGGGCGACGCTACTTCCACTACGAAACCGAGGCGCCGACCTCGTTCGGCGCTACCGTCTTCTCCGGCGAGTATGCGGTGCTCGAGGACCGGTGGAACGACGTCGCACTCCAGATCTTCCATCATCCAACCCACACTTACAACCTGGACCGGATGGTCCGGAGCATGAAAGCGTCGCTGGAGTATTTCACCGCTCAGTTCGGACCCTACCCGGACAACCAGCTGCGCATCGTCGAGTTCCCACGATACGGTGGCTTTGGACACGCGCACCCGCACACGATCGCCTTCGCGGAGGACGCCTTCCTCAGCCGCGTAAAGGAAGGCGAGGTAGACCAGCCGTTCTTCGGGACCGCGCACGAGATCGCACACCAGTGGTGGGGCGGGCAGGTGCGGGGCGCTCCGGTCCGGGGCGCGGCGTTCCTCTCGGAGTCGCTCGCCAATTACAGCGCGCTGATGGTGGTGGAGAAGACGTATGGCCCCGAGGTGGCCCGCCGGGTCTACGACTTCCAGATGGACCGCTACCTCCGCGGACGGGCGTCGCAGTCACGCGAGGTCCCGCCGCTGGAAGTCGAGGACCAGCCGTATATCGCCTACCGCAAGGGCGCCATCGCCCTGTACGCGCTGCGTGAGCACATCGGGGAAGAGGCCGTCAACACGGCACTGCGCCGCTACCTCGAGAAGTATCGCGACGCGGGGCCGCCCTACCCGACGTCGCTCGATCTCTACGCCGAGCTGCGCGCCGTCACGCCCGACTCGCTCCAGGACCTGCTGACGGACCTGTTCGAGGAAGTGACCCTCTGGGACGTCGAGGCTGAGCGCGCCGTCGTCGAGCCGACCGGCACCGGTGAGTTCCGGGTGACGCTCGAAGTGCGCTCGAAGAAGATGAGGGCCGACGCTGTCGGCCACGAAACCGAGGTGCCGATGGATGACTTCGTCGAGATCGGTGTCTTCGCGGCGGGCGAAGGCGACGGACTCGGTGCGCCGCTCTACCTCAAGCGGCACCGCATCCGCAGCGGCCAGCAGACGATCACCGTGACCGTGCCACGCGAGCCCGCCTATGCTGGCATCGACCCGTATCACCTGCTGATCGACCTGGAGATGGATAACAATATCGAGGAGGTAAAGATCGAGCGTTGA
- a CDS encoding ABC transporter ATP-binding protein — MELHIRDVSKTYANGVHALKEVTLTIPVGMYGLLGPNGAGKSTLMRILATLQEPDTGLICLGDIDVLRQKAEVRQTLGYLPQSFGFHPKARAERLLEHFAVLKGIAEPGVRRDVVESLLRQTNLWEVRRERLGTFSGGMRQRFGVAVALLGNPKLIIVDEPTAGLDPAERVRFLNLLSEIGEESVVILSTHIVEDVEELCSRMAIIDRGAILLEAEPLRAIDELRGRIWRRTVSRTELPAVETELPVISTKLLAGRTIVHVYAEASPGAEFEPVEPELEDVYFSVMASHHGRRGAMSVAGVEASS; from the coding sequence ATGGAGTTACACATTCGTGACGTATCCAAGACCTATGCCAACGGCGTGCACGCGCTGAAGGAGGTAACGCTCACGATTCCGGTGGGGATGTACGGCCTGCTCGGCCCCAACGGTGCCGGCAAGTCGACGCTGATGCGCATCCTTGCAACGTTGCAGGAGCCGGACACAGGGTTGATCTGCCTCGGTGACATTGATGTGCTGCGCCAGAAGGCCGAGGTGCGCCAGACGCTCGGCTACCTGCCACAGTCGTTCGGCTTCCATCCGAAGGCGAGGGCGGAACGGCTGCTGGAGCACTTCGCGGTGCTGAAGGGCATCGCCGAGCCGGGGGTGCGGCGCGACGTCGTCGAGTCGCTGCTCCGGCAGACGAACCTGTGGGAAGTGCGCAGGGAAAGGCTCGGCACCTTCTCCGGCGGCATGCGGCAGCGCTTCGGCGTCGCGGTGGCGCTGCTGGGCAACCCGAAGCTGATCATCGTCGACGAGCCGACGGCGGGGCTGGATCCCGCCGAACGCGTGCGGTTCCTGAACCTGCTGAGCGAGATCGGGGAGGAGAGCGTGGTGATCCTTTCGACGCACATCGTCGAGGATGTCGAGGAGCTGTGCAGCCGCATGGCGATCATCGACCGGGGCGCGATCCTGCTCGAAGCGGAGCCGCTGCGCGCGATCGACGAGCTGCGGGGCAGGATCTGGCGCCGGACCGTGAGCCGGACGGAACTGCCAGCCGTCGAGACGGAGCTGCCGGTGATCTCGACGAAGCTGCTGGCGGGACGCACGATCGTGCACGTCTACGCCGAGGCGTCGCCGGGCGCGGAGTTCGAGCCGGTCGAGCCGGAGCTGGAGGACGTGTATTTCAGCGTCATGGCGAGTCACCACGGGCGGCGCGGGGCGATGTCGGTAGCGGGAGTGGAGGCGTCGTCGTGA
- a CDS encoding transcriptional regulator has translation MAKRPSAARAPASTTPRAPHRSEPAPAQAGPAQAPALDRLIHERMRLGIVSALAVNEALSFNDLKALLRTTDGNLSVHARKLEEAAYITCTKSFEGRVPKTEYQLTEIGRRALERYLDHMEALIQATRQR, from the coding sequence GTGGCTAAGCGCCCAAGCGCGGCACGCGCACCGGCATCCACGACCCCGCGCGCGCCGCATCGCTCCGAACCGGCCCCCGCCCAGGCTGGGCCAGCGCAGGCGCCCGCGCTGGATCGGCTGATCCATGAGCGCATGCGGTTGGGGATAGTCAGCGCGCTCGCGGTGAACGAGGCATTAAGTTTTAATGACCTGAAAGCACTGCTGCGCACGACCGACGGCAACTTGAGCGTCCACGCGCGCAAGCTGGAGGAGGCGGCCTACATCACCTGCACCAAGTCTTTTGAGGGACGGGTGCCCAAGACCGAGTATCAGTTGACCGAGATCGGACGCCGCGCGCTGGAACGCTATCTCGATCATATGGAAGCGCTGATTCAGGCAACGCGGCAACGCTAA